The Rosa rugosa chromosome 3, drRosRugo1.1, whole genome shotgun sequence sequence aattttttttttcttgaagtaCCCAAGGTTACTAAATTACTATTGGCTAATCAATTATTTGGGTAGGTTAATTTTACTTGTGTTTCCCGTATTGATAAGGTTAATAAACCTACCAAGATGGCTCATTTACGACTAATTGCACTATGTAATATTATTTATAAAAATTGGGCAAAGGTATCTATATAAACCAGTAGGAATATGTAGAACTATTACATGAACTTTGCAGTACCACCACACTACACAGAGACATCCAGACCACACACCGACACCTGGAATCAGAGCTCGGCACCATAACACCCGTAGCAGGCAACATTGGAGGCCATTGGATAGCGGTGCGATCTCTTTGATGGAGGCCTGAACTGAGGAGCTACCTCCTATTTGGGAAGGCATCAATCCCACATCACAGAAAAGGGAAACCCCCTGCCAGTTGAGGAGTATTTGATAGGCCCAACCACCTTCATTAATGGTAACGACTCCTAATTAAGTATTGTTATTGTCATGCCCCAAACTGGCGAGACTACGGCCGCTTGCCACATAACAAATAAAGGATGGAGGCAAGCCAGGCCTAACTAATAATTCGCACACAATAATTCATAAAGCAACAATTTTAAACTGAAAGCAACACAAAAAATAATCTCCTAGTTAATCAATCATTGGAAGAAAAACATTGTTACAAAACTTTAAATAGAAGAAATATTCCAAAACAACGTTATCCACTCCGCAAGTTGGAAATAAGGTAAATAGTTACTCTCAGCAAAGTATTATTCTAATTCTTTTAGCCAACTGGCCTCTCTATGCCGGTACACTGTGTCGCCTGTTATGTCCTTTTCCTCAAGGTTTgagaataataagagaaaaaaacATCGATGAGCTCGGGCGCTCAATAAGCAATCTTTATCTTAACTAGCTAGATCAAGCAGGACTGaaataaaacagaaataaaacaacaacaaaaaaacaaactGCGAGGTTGTTAGACTATGACCACCTTTAACCCCGGTGGTTAGGTCCaatactgataggagcattttttgTGACGTTTTAAGCGtcattctctctacatttttctAAGCTATTCTCTTAACATTATTATTTCTAACTTAGTTATTGTTTTTCGGTACATTTGAGCTTCAAAGCCATAAATgatatgtcacgccccgaactttgaataaataaattcaaatctgaaACGGGAAAACtcaacaatcacaagaagacacttagaaatttttttaattaaactatgcaacaaacaaactgaactcacaatgtcaataccgactcgttctttagagtcacatattacattataaatagtttacaaattaaactgaatgacaattcaataagtaaacacacccaccacaactcgctacacagcggaagacttaaaactaagagtacccttcgacgtccacgctaccgaacgtacacctcagctttgatgattattaatcgatattctaacctgcacaataacccctacaccatagaatagtgcaccgggaatgaacaaaacaaacccggtaagcttttcaacCCGTATgaataaactcaaataaagtgactcacgtcacgcatgcttataatttctcaattcgtgagatgaattaaagcaacattaattaatttcacaaaactcaaccaaacatcaagttcatatcataacATCTCAagacaaatcacactcacttcccctcaacataaaacatttgtcaaaacgatgacctcacaactcattcacaattcacaacaagtctcaaaccacaaccgcacttacaattgaattaagtaaaatcagtaatccctgcatagaacttagttcaggagattacataaaattcaacaattagaaggaaaagaaaaataaatgaagaagtcaaacaactcacactaaagtcaatgatcacccatcaactccaaactaaagtcgatagtcgatgttcacccatcgactttgactaaagtagatgatcacccatcaactccaaactaaagtcgatagtcgatgttcacccatcgactttgactaaaatagatgatcacccatcaactctaaatactcttttaatacaattacatcaatcactcacatgaAACAACATGGAACACATTTCTACAATTACCAAAACACAACTCTCGCCACTTTGGCACCTAATCACAACTATCGCCACTTTGGCACCTAATCACAACTCTCGCCACTTTGGCACCTAATCACAACTATCGCCACTTTGGCACCTAATCACAACTATCGCCACTTTGGCACCTAATcacaactctcaatcattacttcaccaatgtcacaccatccaatatatatataccacgtaaatatatatatacgtagtcattcacgcaggaatgaccactaataccaactatagttttgtaaattattcctctcgaaaatcattttatatcaaaacattgttttaacttacccatgaaccgttgtcgatcaagttcatatattttaaaacaaataatttgtttcgaaaatgatttaacaattaaacaagtaattccgagtaataactaaatccgttcgtaaattaaccacgtgagatttactcacctccatatCCTGCTGTGTCTTCATACGCCATACGAGATACACAAGCATAACAATCCGTCCAAACAACATTGTCAAACACCTAATAAAATACGACCTCGATTTAGTACCCGAAACActaaaaacaattaattttcGAACTACCAAATCAATCCAACAATccgaaagtaacgccaatcgaagcgaaacttcatccgagaccacccgaggtctccggaatactaatacgatcaacataacaaaacgaCAAGTCAATcggacggccgaatcctcacggatcgaacatcgatcgaaccgaaaaccctaaaactttgaaaattcataacttgaTCATACAACTtctaaaaattatgaattatatatgcaaacgattgtatcgacacgtagaacacaaaaatggaaagaaactgttcttgaggtggccggaagtggctggaaaccaccaccacagtggcggcgccgccgccggaccaaagtcggaatttggcaaaactcccaacatgaaagttcttcatctcaactcgaATTGCAAATTTCATAACTAACACAAAGTCTAAATCATAGCCAtgtggccggaatttacctcgcaataTCAGAAAttcgatgaaccctagaatttcaaagcttcgattcgtcctccaCAAGTGAAATCGTCCCAAGCCGCTTTGGGAGAAGTATCAAAGTCctatgggcttcaaaagccctcaagaaccaccggctatggtggccggaaaaagaAGAACCGATGGAGGCGATTTCGTCCCCGACGAGGTTctcttctcggccttgtagcaCCTCctacagctcgtatttcacttcgatttcttctacaaactcgtaaaaggggtcgagaccagaaaagcccactttgtttcacgtcaatcggtggccggatgaggaagatatggccgaaAAACTGGTGAGGGcgaaatctgggctcgggagagaaaagGGCTCGGTTTcggttttctgaaatttctgtccttctttgcaatttcccaaattttctcatatttataaaattttctcaattttcaatcgctcataactttctcatacgaactccgattcacgagttccacatatccacgaactcgtatcgacgtgctctacgactttcgtgaaggaagttttcacaaaattcaaacatataaaaagtcaaccttcgcaCCCctcctaaaaccatacttttcgaataaataatcgtccgaaatactcccgctccatccacgaaccaTGAAATCGTATTAACGAACTCTTTAATAATTCCCGAAGCATTGAGGAATTAAttacgaattttcggggtattacatgatataacttagttattctcttaacattattatttctaacttagtttattGTTTTTCGGTACATTTGAGCTTCAAACGCAAGAAATGAGCTCTAGAGAGCCATAAATGATATAAATGAGGGCAAGGAGTAAATGAGAcgcaaaaatggaaagaaatggagaaatgataCATTCCCAATCCTATAGGAAAATGAATCCTAGTTGACGTAGGAatcctgagtcaactaggaGTCAAGCTCGGAAAAATAACGGAAATAACAAATGACAGAATCTCAGTtagactaggaaacctaatcttGCTAGAAAAAGGAAACCTAATATGACTTGGAGTCCCTATTGAACAAGAAGGGCTTCGAATGGTTCTAGAacatctcggaaatgaagaatcCTTATTGGACTTGGAAACCTGTTGGCATAAGGAGTCCTAATGACACTAGGATACTGAGTGGAATAGGAGAGCCCAAGAACATTCAAGAAGCATCTAGAAGAAGTCCAAAGCATCTATAGAAAGGACTTCACCTCAAAACAATTTAAAAGTTTCCGTTGTGCATTTTatgaaaaatttattttaaaacaaattgcCTAGCGGATTTCTAGAATGAAAGTCAAATTTTTGGCTTATGTTTTTGAGACCTGCGGCACTGTAACATATTTAAcctggtgaggtgcagtttggggcgttacaataTTTCCTCAACATGGAAATATGGAAAATATCATGCACTCCGGCCAACGTAGGCGGCAAGCCAACTCTATAGGCCACTTCTCCAACCCTTTCTAATAATTCAAATGGTCCCACAAACTGAGGACTCAACTTCCCTTGAAACCTGAATCTCTTTACTCCCTAAATGGGGGATATCTTTAAGAACACACGATCATCCACTTGAAATTCCACTTTACTCCTTCTGATATCTGCATAACTCTCTTGCCTATTTTGGGCAGTACGTAGGTGTTCTCGAATCATTTTTATCTTTTCCATAGTTTATTTTACTAACTCAGGCTCCAATAACTTCCTTTCACCCAAATCATTCCAAAAAATAGGAGACCCGCATTTCCTACCATATAACGCTTCAAATTAATGGTGCCATCTCAACACTTGCCTGGTAAATATTATTATAAGCAAACTCCGCTAAGGTAGATGATCCTTTCATGAACCCTTTAAATCAATAGCGCATGCCCTCAACATATCTTCTAAAATTAATTTGATAGTCCTTTTTGACTGGCCATATGTCTGAGGGTTGAAAGCGGTGCTAAAGTTCAATTTTGTTCCCAAAGCCTCATACAAACTTCTCAAAAAGTCCTGACATAGACCTTGAATCTTGATTTGACACATCGTCACAGGAACCCATGTAGCTTCACTATTTCGTTGACATATAGCTTTGGCAATTTCTCTAAGGTATAACCAGTTTTGATGGCTAGAAAGTGGGTCGATTTTGTTAACCAATGAACTATAGACACTAGCAACAATATGCAGGCATAGCACGTAAGCTAACCAACACAAGGTCTGCATGGCTCGGCACCAGTCCACATGGCCCGATACACTAaagcggggggggggggggggggggggtattGGGACCTTGACTCAGTCATTATAACTCGATACTAGAACAGCTAAAGCAATTATTTCCTGCTGCTATATTCATGAAGGAGTGCTTGGTATTAGGTGACAAGCCCTGAGGAAATGAGCATCCATcgcacatcgaaaacaaggaaaaacTCCTCTACCTGGAAAGGTATTTAAAGGGTCGAACCTCCCTCATTAAGGGGAGGACCCCTAATTAAGTATTGTTACCCTATCAGATTATATACATAGCCCTGGTTTTGGCATCAGACTGGCCTAGACTGACTAGCTCAATCTTCAGTCTTGACACCCTATGTATTCTCTTTGATAGGAAGCGGTACGTGTGGCCCCACCAGGTCATCTACTCAGCATTGCTCTTTCTATATGCCTTTACCCGACTATAGATAAAAATATTTTGCTCCGCCTGTAGGAAACAAGGTGTCAGCCCACAACTGGTCATTACCATGGCTGAGTAGACCGATGATGCAGACAACCAACTAAAGGATACCGCGAGTACTCTCATATTTACCACCGATGCCTTCGTCAGTCAGGTGGATAACTCGACCATGGGAAATGAAGGGTTAGGAGCTCTGGACCTCACGGAGCCAATAGCTAGGACATCTGTACCCGCCAGCAAGACACCATAATGATGTTAGAACTCATGAAGGCCAACATATTCGCTCTCCAGGAACAAAGTCGCCTAGACCGGGAGCAAAGCCGTCTCAATTACAAAAGCAGCTCGTTCGCTCAAGAAAGACTCCAGGAGCTAGAGGAAGAGAACATGACTTTGGCATGTTCACTGGATTGTAGGGTACAACAAAATGAGGTCCTGATGCGAGCATTGGCCACACCATTACCTACCCTACAAGGAGTGTCTGGGCAACTCCCTAAACCGCAGCAGCTGGGCTAAACCAGTGGGTGGTCCATAAATCTGCCACTTTAACCTCGCACGTGTTTGCAAGATCTACCACCCCCACCACTACCCACGAGAATAGTCTGGAGATGCACCGCAACAACATATTCCCGACGAAAACATTGCTCCCTTAGTTCAGTTGAGCTAGTCTGTCGCTGGAGTTCAGTCTACGATAGAGCTAAGCGAGAATCGAGCTACTTGGCGCCCAAATAAATACTGGATTCGAAGATCGTTCTAGACCTTTTACCCAACAGGCGTGCATCTTGGTGCGCTCCCTGTCACAAGTCACTGAAAATAGATTACCCAGGGACTAGCGATCCCTATCAACACCTAGATGGGTTCAGATCTCGGACGAGCACAAAAGGTTACTCGGACGAGATTTGTTGTAATATGTTCTAGGAAATCTCTCCGGGGAGGCAAAGTTGGTTCTATGAATTAGCGGTAGGTTCAATAAAATCATTCAAGCAACTCGCTGACAAATTTGTAGCCCATTTCATCCTACAGACTGATGGATACCACACCTCGACCTAACTCTTCAAGATCCAATGAGGCAGGAAGCAGAGCACGAAGGCATTTGTAAACTGCTGGCATATGGCAACAGCAAAGGACCGGGATCTCGATAAGGGGTTAACAAAAATAGTCTTTCGCCAAGGGCTTAGACCGAAGAACTTCTCGTACGTGATAAATACCAATTCGCCCGTAGACTACGATGAGCTCATCACAACTACCATAAGGCATGCGTATGCGAGTTCGAGACCTATGGTACTGGATCCTTGTTGAGAATAGAGCAGGCAACCGAGAACAAACCAACACAAAACCCCTCAATCtacaaagaaaacaagaagtGAGATTGGAATCAGAAGCCTAATCGGTCGACGTATAAGAGAAGTAAAGACTAGGGAAGCAAGAGCGGTGATCGGTATGTCAAACCATATCAACAGGAAGACGAGAATAAGTCCGATAGCTATgtgattatacgcatttatatgcgtgtaattatatctaaaacactaaaaATAAGCAAATCcccatgtcaattaatatgtaattaatctatttttatttattttgtaggaaataagcggaattgcggaaacgagagaaaatggtgcgaaattggagcaaatttaagtttccgacaaaatgacgaaatagtcaatgcgggtcaaccATGGTCAACACCATTAAGGGAGCGGAATCCAACCACCTCTGATAATGTGTGGAAGTGCAttgagaaagaagagaagaaagaaaaaaatggggaaaggtgaagaaaagaagaaaggagaaagaaaagaaaaaggaaaaaaaaaatatctgaaCTGTGCTGATGTCAGCAATAAATCATCagctccttttctttctttcccacGTGCTGCtacttctttttatttttattattattattattatttttcctcTCTCCAATCACTTGCTGCCACATGTCCTTTTCTATCATTTTCTTCCACTCTTTCAGCCACCCATATTAATCTCTATTCTTCCTCTCTAGGATATCACGCCCAGAACCGCCAAACACGGAAACACCCACTTTGGTCTAGAAAGGAACCCTAAGTGAGTCCATCGCCGCCATTGCGCCGCCGTGCGCTGCTATATTCTTCGCCATGCTTCAATGCAAGATACTTGCATGGAATTGTCGGGGAATTGTGAATCATGAAACACAACGAGCCCTAGTTAATATGGTGCAAGCGAAAAAGCCAAGTCTCATCTTTCTGGCAGAAACCCTAACACAACCAGATCAGATCACCTCTCTCCAAAACCGACTAGGGTTTGAGGGCATTATATGTTACGAGGAGAAGGAGGGCTCACAAGGAGTCGCCCTACTCTGGAAGGCAGACACTCTGGTCCATCTCTGAACTTGCTCTCCTCATCACATTGATGTAGAAGTAGGTAAGCGGGGATCACAAGATTGTTGGAGATTCACAGGCCTTTACGGTTTTGCATCTCACTCTCAAAGGCATCGAACGTGGAACCTGATTCGAACTCTTGCAGCAGAAACATGTGACCTACCTTGGCTTATGGCCGGAGACTTTAATGAAATTTGGAGCAACCTTGATAAATCTGGAGGACCACCTAGGGCTGCCAGACCGATGGAAGATTTTTGACGAACGATGACTGGGTGTGGTCTGTTCGACATGGGATTTGTTGGAAGCAAGTATACTTGGTCCAATCGTTACACAAAAGAAAGGCTGGACAGAGCTTTTCATTCTATGCATTGGAGAGAATGCTTTCCTTTCTCGAGAGTTGTAACCCTCCCTCCTTCTGATTCGGATCATTGTCCACTGCTAATAGAAGTTTGTGCAGAACGACCAACTTAGTGGCAAGCCCCCTCAAGATTCCGTTTTGAAGAGTTTTGGCATCAATATCCCCAGTGTACAAACATTATTAAGAAGTGTTGGGCACAACCTCTAACTGGAAATGTGATGAAGCAGGTGGAAACTAAGATCAATGCGACTGGTACTCAGTTGTATGAGTGTCACAAGAAAGATGTTTCAAAAAACAAAGTGGAGATGCGAGTACTTCAGGAAAAAATGAAAGATATCATGTCCCATCCACATACCCCTCAACAGTATGATGAACAAAAGCAGTTGCATGTCCGATATAGTGCATTACTTGCACAGGAAGAAACTTACTGGAGACAGAGATCCAAGACGTTTTGGATGAAGGATGGAGATAAAAATACTGCCTTTTTTCATAGGAAAGCTTCAAATAGAAGAAACAAGAACCGAATTAAAGGCTTAAACAACGAAGCAGGTATGTGGCAAACTGACCCTCAAGCAGTCCAAAGCATTCTTGTGCAGTATTTCAAAGGTATATATATACCTCTTCTGGCACCAATCTTAATGCTATTTTTCAAGTTTTAGAAGCAGTTGATGTGAAAGTCACTGAAGAGATGAATGTGGAACTTAACAAACCCTATTGTGAGAAGGAAATCAAAGACGCCCTCTTCCAAATGCATCCGTCCAAAAGCCCTGGCCCAGATGGTATGTCCCCATTTTTCTTTCAGAAATATTGGAGTATTTTGTCTACTGATGTTTGTCTGGGAGTGCAAACTTTCTTAAAGACAGGAGAATTGGAGTATGCAGCCAACTTCACTCATCTATGTCTTATCCCAAAAATTTCTGAAGCAACAGAAGCGAATCAGTTTCGCCCTATTGCTTTATGCAATGTACTATACCGAATCAGGTCCAAGGTTCTTGCTAATAGGTTGAAACAAATCCTGTCTTCCATCATCTCTCCATTACAAAGTGCGTATGTACCGGGCCGGTTGATTTCAGATAATACCTTGGTAGCTACCGAGGTCGCTCATTTCATGTATAAACTTCGCAGGCAAGAGGAGGGCTTCTTCTCACTCAAGCTAGACATAAGCAAGGCTTATGATAGGCTTGAATGGGACTTCTTGAGGGCCATGTTAACAAAGCTAGGGTTTCATGAGCAGTGGATCACCATCATTATGAAATGTGTAGCGTCTGTTCAGTATTCGATTTTGGTGAATGGACAGCCTTCTAAAGCGATTACTCCTACCAGAGGGATTCGGCAAGGTGACCCTCTATCACCTTACCTCTTTATTTTGTGTGCAGAGGGACTATCAGCTCTCATCTCGAAAGCAGTGGAGAGCTCTCATCTACAAGGGCTTAAGATGTGTCCTGAAGCTCCTACTTTACACCATTTATTTTTTGCGGATGACAGCTTGATTTTTGGAGCTGCAAGTGAATCAGAATGTCATGTCTCGAGACACATTCTCAACACATATGAGCTGGCATCAGGACAAAAGGTAAATTACCAAAAGAGTAGTGTGGTGTTCAGTCGAAATGTACATCCGGATTTGCAAGATAATCTAGCGAGTGTGTTGGAAGTTCAAAGAGTGGAAGAACATGATCGGTACTTAGGATTACCACTACGCGTTGGCAAATCAAAGACTGCAATTTTTTCTTACATCAAAGAAAGGTTAACAAAGAAACTCTTGGGGTGGAAATCAAAGATCCTCAGTTCTGCAGGTAAGGAAATCTTGATCAAAGCTATAGCACAAACGGTGCCATCTTATGCTATGAACTGTTATCTCATTCCTAAGACATTGTGTGATGATATTCATCAATTGTGTGCACAATTTTTTTGGGGGGATACTGATCAAACCAGGAAAATTCATTGGCGAAGCTGGGGCAAGCTTTGCATGACAAAACAAGAAGGCGGTCTTGGTTTTAAGAATCTCTATGCCTATAACCTAGCTATGTTGGCTAAGCAGGCATGGAGGTTAATCCTACATCCTCAATCCTTGATTGCACAAGTGTATAAGGCTAGATATTTTCCACACCACTCTTTTTGGGATGCAGAACTTGGTGATGCCCCCTCCTTCTCATGGAGAAGTATATTAGAGAGTCGTCCTTTCTTGGTTGCCGGAATTCAATGGAAAGTGGGGACTGGAGAACTGATAGATGTCTGGAAGGATAATTGGATCCCAGAGTGTCCTCGTTACCTTGTTCAAAAGCCACCTCATACTACCATCAGTATGGTAGCTGAGTTAATTGATGAGGAAACCCAAAGTTGGAAGGAACATGTTGTGCAGGCCACTTTCTTACCTGAGGTAGCTGATAAAATTCTTAGTATCCCTTTAAGTCGAAGTGCTAGTGCAGATCGATATAGATGGATGCCAGAGAAAAATGGCAAGTATACAGTCAAGTCGGCATATTGGATTGCTCGACAGCAGGTTATGGGTGAGTTCCTCACTTCTACTTCATCTGGAAATCCATATGAGACTCTTTGGAAGAAAATCTGGAACACAAggtgtaacatcccgtatcttaaattaaccgtttactagtcatttggacggtaaacgacaactacttccACTTTTTACTCTGTtttgatacttttagtggccctaaaagttgacctttttgttcgagtcaaaatttgagaaagtttccttcatgaaagttgtagaggacgttaaaccgagcgcgtgcatatgtggtacgtaaaaatcggagttcgtatgtgaaagttactgttcatggtaactctCTCTATATAAGGAAACTTACCGAGGTAAGTTCCCATTTCAGAACTTACCctgactctctccctctcctctccCTCTTCCCCCGCGTCGCCcacccttcttctttttccgatTTCTTCGCCGCCCGGCGTCCAATAGACGTGATTCCAGTTGCCCTTGGaccgtctcttcctcctctacacGGTGGTACCAGTGGGTATCgtcgatttggccggaaaaccccgAATTTATGCAATCATtgttactgtagcagtttgctTCTCCGGCGAGATTCTCCAGTTTCCGGCTATCTCCGGCGGTGAAATTGGTTCTATTAGGAGCGCCTCGAGTCACTGATCATCTTCTCTCAAGACTTCTAGCTGAAATTTCCACGTTTAGAAGgtgaatttgaaggatttccaaattggtgggtttggagatttccgggtttgtgttcatcggcaaaattggagcacttcaaggtattttctcacttggtcacagttatgaaaaatgcttagaatgttgagatgattcTGTGGTttaaatttggtggccggaggaggagttgGCCGCCGCATGTACAGTGCCGCGCGGGAACAGTGCGGTGCGTGAACAGTGGTGGCGTTTAAACAGTAatttaaattctttttttttagttagttaaatcctataatttttgtagaggttgaatatgtgaatttggttggaattggagaagtttttaatcgattatgaatttctgaaaatttaggatttcgattatcgatttacgagaatccgaccgtcggatatctctcggttctgacttggaacctttaagataacgaattggtattagaggaaaaatttgggttgaatcggAGGAGAAGTGGAGAGATGATTTGTGAGGAGTTGATTttgggaatcgtatttaattgttgaatagttattcacggaaaataattgtgtacagggcgacgtaccgagttattgctcgacgaaggaactcgtatgcgtgatcgcctgaatagtactgtgagtggacttttgtttttaagtaaatgatgcatgcatttatctTTTAAAGTATTCTCTATTTAATTGCCATATTACCTTTCGAGCATATGATTGTTTTCGgattttgatttcgatttatctcGTGAAATTACTTTTAAtgatgattttcatgaagtgattatgatttattccggttgtgaatttcggatattaa is a genomic window containing:
- the LOC133737477 gene encoding uncharacterized protein LOC133737477, with the protein product MTGCGLFDMGFVGSKYTWSNRYTKERLDRAFHSMHWRECFPFSRVVTLPPSDSDHCPLLIEVETKINATGTQLYECHKKDVSKNKVEMRVLQEKMKDIMSHPHTPQQYDEQKQLHVRYSALLAQEETYWRQRSKTFWMKDGDKNTAFFHRKASNRRNKNRIKGLNNEAEAVDVKVTEEMNVELNKPYCEKEIKDALFQMHPSKSPGPDGMSPFFFQKYWSILSTDVCLGVQTFLKTGELEYAANFTHLCLIPKISEATEANQFRPIALCNVLYRIRSKVLANRLKQILSSIISPLQSAYVPGRLISDNTLVATEVAHFMYKLRRQEEGFFSLKLDISKAYDRLEWDFLRAMLTKLGFHEQWITIIMKCVASVQYSILVNGQPSKAITPTRGIRQGDPLSPYLFILCAEGLSALISKAVESSHLQGLKMCPEAPTLHHLFFADDSLIFGAASESECHVSRHILNTYELASGQKVNYQKSSVVFSRNVHPDLQDNLASVLEVQRVEEHDRYLGLPLRVGKSKTAIFSYIKERLTKKLLGWKSKILSSAGKEILIKAIAQTVPSYAMNCYLIPKTLCDDIHQLCAQFFWGDTDQTRKIHWRSWGKLCMTKQEGGLGFKNLYAYNLAMLAKQAWRLILHPQSLIAQVYKARYFPHHSFWDAELGDAPSFSWRSILESRPFLVAGIQWKVGTGELIDVWKDNWIPECPRYLVQKPPHTTISMVAELIDEETQSWKEHVVQATFLPEVADKILSIPLSRSASADRYRWMPEKNGKYTVKSAYWIARQQVMGEFLTSTSSGNPYETLWKKIWNTRCNIPIRIVVGIGISSNDGYDYEPTGMCYLTRSVRFWWRFFLSDGLCMILEVGGITFKEIGFQLAPEIFLIKELSEFCHPGDPQLEMYRKLLVRVKSGHHLSNELSGGDIEQMVGNVLLGVGGAVGKESFPSYLRKLFYLSLIRIPVKYLIIRIVVFSVVRITLAYEVELSFVALEASENDVDSTRGLPFVMLDNCEAFA